From Salvia splendens isolate huo1 chromosome 3, SspV2, whole genome shotgun sequence, a single genomic window includes:
- the LOC121794094 gene encoding pumilio homolog 5-like isoform X3: MATENPMRIVDSGGAGKWSPSSDTASFTSASAVTDELGLLLRGHAVDRNRSIIAPNRSGSAPPSIEGSFAAFGDLRNKQPVPNSSSTALSNAIGNAHSEFLQQDDSLYSKYLNNDLNATARPHTIMRSNMHLALQNAYNPGSSLSTHEEEPGGDRSPKGASDDGVDIVLEQNMLSSIGHHKSLVDLIQADFPRTPSPVFSHNIAPGPTEEAFHHDIQNLTMDSLSIEASEPREPKSSTGSTSKIDLPRGSISTIEPPAASVPIYPCLDTSGGSTAYIASDRVSGGNTESDAFKSVDRVESDQDKQGVEFDEQHELHMQSTHSQHAAGYHVPRSPVQGPGPQSFNNYSAPQGRIEMQAHLHSHSGHPPLYATTAAYMAPANSFYTNLNSSGLYSPQYSGYAMGSSYLPPYLPGYPPHTGFPFHLNANPGQSFVGQSAGVPTGENISKGSVVQNMNRFYGQPGLTIQPPFPDPLSMQYFQGVVQDPYGDQKFQLTPSGSIGIHSPTKMRIPSSSYLSSPTGLGFVPQFQSPPLGSPVMPDSPVGGPNSLGKRYDIGFSQNPAKNVGIPRWQGQRGADGINDHRKHSFLEDLKASSTRRIDISDIVGRIVEFSVDQHGSRFIQQKLENCSVEEKELVFREVLPHASKLMTDVFGNYVIQKFFEYGTYEQRKELASQLSRQMLPLSLQMYGCRVIQKALEVIEVDQKTELALELDGHVMRCVRDQNGNHVIQKCIECVPPEKNDFIISAFRGQVAALSTHPYGCRVIQICLQRVLEHCSDDLCCRPIVDEIMESAYDLAHDQYGNYVTQHVLERGKPFERSQIIQKLYGRIVPMSQHKYASNVVEKCLEYGDTTECDCLIEEILSQPEDGDSLLTMMKDQYANYVVQKIIDISNENQRERLLNCIQLHLVALKKYTYGKHIVARFEQLTNEDNESSEA; this comes from the exons ATGGCAACTGAGAACCCTATGAGAATTGTGGATAGTGGTGGAGCTGGAAAGTGGTCACCATCTAGCGACACTGCTTCCTTTACTTCAGCTAGTGCAGTGACGGATGAATTGGGATTGCTTCTTAGAGGACATGCAGTTGATAGAAATCGAAGTATCATCGCTCCCAACCGTAGTGGTAGTGCACCTCCAAGCATCGAGGGCTCATTTGCAGCTTTTGGTGATCTTAGAAATAAACAGCCCGTCCCCAACTCAAGTTCAACAGCTTTGAGCAATGCTATAGGGAATGCTCACTCTGAGTTTTTGCAGCAGGATGATTCTTTgtattcaaaatatttaaacAATGATTTGAATGCAACGGCTCGTCCTCATACAATTATGAGGAGCAACATGCACCTTGCACTCCAGAACGCGTACAATCCAGGAAGTTCTCTTTCCACTCATGAGGAAGAGCCTGGAGGCGATAGATCACCCAAGGGAGCTTCGGATGACGGAGTGGATATCGTGCTTGAGCAGAACATGCTGTCGTCTATTGGTCATCATAAAAGCTTGGTTGATCTTATACAG GCAGATTTCCCCCGAACACCTTCACCAGTATTTAGCCATAATATTGCGCCCGGCCCAACTGAAGAAGCATTTCATCATGATATTCAGAACCTGACAATGGATTCCTTGTCCATCGAAGCTTCAGAACCACGTGAACCAAAGTCAAGTACGGGTTCTACTAGTAAGATTGATTTGCCTCGTGGGTCAATATCAACAATAGAACCTCCAGCGGCTTCAGTACCTATATATCCTTGTCTTGACACCTCAGGAGGGTCTACTGCTTATATTGCTAGTGATCGTGTGAGTGGTGGCAATACAGAATCAGATGCTTTCAAAAGCGTTGATAGAGTGGAGAGTGATCAAGATAAACAGGGAGTAGAGTTTGATGAGCAGCATGAATTACATATGCAGAGTACTCATTCTCAGCATGCTGCAGGGTACCATGTCCCTAGATCTCCAGTACAAGGACCTGGTCCACAATCATTTAACAACTACTCAGCCCCACAAGGCCGTATCGAGATGCAGGCACATCTTCATTCTCACAGTGGTCACCCTCCTTTATACGCAACTACTGCAGCTTACATGGCACCGgcaaattcattttatacaaaTTTGAATAGTTCTGGTCTATATAGTCCACAATACAGTGGATATGCTATGGGTTCCTCATATCTGCCCCCTTATTTGCCTGGATATCCACCTCATACAGGTTTTCCTTTTCATTTGAACGCCAATCCAGGACAAAGTTTTGTTGGACAAAGTGCTGGTGTTCCAACTGGGGAAAACATCTCCAAAGGGTCTGTCGTACAAAACATGAACAGGTTCTATGGCCAACCTGGACTGACGATTCAGCCCCCCTTCCCGGATCCTCTTTCAATGCAATATTTCCAAGGGGTTGTGCAAGATCCATATG GTGACCAGAAATTCCAGTTAACCCCTAGTGGAAGTATCGGCATTCACAGTCCAACGAAAATGAGGATACCGAGTAGTAGTTACCTCAGCAGTCCTACAGGTCTGGGATTTGTGCCTCAGTTTCAGTCGCCGCCTCTTGGTAGTCCAGTAATGCCAGATTCCCCAGTTGGAGGCCCTAATTCATTGGGAAAGCGATATGATATTGGATTTTCTCAAAACCCAGCAAAAAATGTTGGTATTCCAAGATGGCAAGGACAGAGGGGAGCTGATGGTATCAATGACCATAGGAAGCATTCATTTCTTGAAGATCTGAAAGCTAGCAGTACCCGGAGAATTGATATCTCAGACATTGTAGGCCGTATTGTTGAATTCAG TGTGGATCAGCATGGCAGTCGGTTTATACAACAGAAGTTGGAAAATTGTAGTGTTGAAGAGAAGGAGTTGGTTTTCAGGGAAGTTCTTCCTCATGCTTCGAAATTGATGACTGATGTCTTTGGGAACTATGTTATTCAGAAG TTCTTTGAATATGGAACTTATGAGCAGAGGAAGGAGCTTGCAAGTCAACTATCGAGGCAGATGTTACCTTTAAGTTTACAAATGTATGGTTGCCGGGTAATTCAAAAG GCACTAGAGGTTATTGAAGTTGATCAAAAGACGGAACTTGCGCTCGAACTTGATGGACATGTGATGAGATGTGTACGAGATCAAAATGGAAATCATGTCATACAGAAATGTATTGAATGCGTGCCTccagaaaaaaatgattttatcaTCTCAGCCTTCCGGGGCCAAGTAGCTGCACTATCAACTCATCCATATGGTTGCCGTGTCATTCAG ATCTGCTTGCAGAGAGTTTTGGAGCATTGTTCGGATGACTTGTGCTGTCGACCAATAGTGGATGAGATAATGGAATCCGCATATGATCTTGCACATGATCAGTATGGTAACTACGTTACGCAG CATGTGTTGGAAAGGGGAAAACCATTTGAGCGTAGTCAAATTATCCAAAAATTGTATGGAAGAATCGTGCCCATGAGCCAACATAAGTATGCATCAAATGTGGTGGAGAAATGCCTCGAGTATGGTGACACTACTGAGTGTGACTGCTTGATTGAGGAGATTCTTTCACAGCCTGAGGATGGTGATAGTTTATTG ACGATGATGAAGGATCAGTACGCAAATTACGTGGTGCAGAAGATTATTGATATTAGCAACGAGAATCAGCGGGAGAGACTGCTTAACTGTATCCAGCTTCATCTTGTTGCTTTGAAGAAATATACATATGGGAAACACATAGTTGCCCGGTTTGAACAATTGACTAATGAAG ATAATGAATCTTCTGAAGCCTAG
- the LOC121794094 gene encoding pumilio homolog 5-like isoform X1 — translation MATENPMRIVDSGGAGKWSPSSDTASFTSASAVTDELGLLLRGHAVDRNRSIIAPNRSGSAPPSIEGSFAAFGDLRNKQPVPNSSSTALSNAIGNAHSEFLQQDDSLYSKYLNNDLNATARPHTIMRSNMHLALQNAYNPGSSLSTHEEEPGGDRSPKGASDDGVDIVLEQNMLSSIGHHKSLVDLIQADFPRTPSPVFSHNIAPGPTEEAFHHDIQNLTMDSLSIEASEPREPKSSTGSTSKIDLPRGSISTIEPPAASVPIYPCLDTSGGSTAYIASDRVSGGNTESDAFKSVDRVESDQDKQGVEFDEQHELHMQSTHSQHAAGYHVPRSPVQGPGPQSFNNYSAPQGRIEMQAHLHSHSGHPPLYATTAAYMAPANSFYTNLNSSGLYSPQYSGYAMGSSYLPPYLPGYPPHTGFPFHLNANPGQSFVGQSAGVPTGENISKGSVVQNMNRFYGQPGLTIQPPFPDPLSMQYFQGVVQDPYGASLQYNQLPSPGMVSKPVDSFTLLNNPNSVYHAGDQKFQLTPSGSIGIHSPTKMRIPSSSYLSSPTGLGFVPQFQSPPLGSPVMPDSPVGGPNSLGKRYDIGFSQNPAKNVGIPRWQGQRGADGINDHRKHSFLEDLKASSTRRIDISDIVGRIVEFSVDQHGSRFIQQKLENCSVEEKELVFREVLPHASKLMTDVFGNYVIQKFFEYGTYEQRKELASQLSRQMLPLSLQMYGCRVIQKALEVIEVDQKTELALELDGHVMRCVRDQNGNHVIQKCIECVPPEKNDFIISAFRGQVAALSTHPYGCRVIQRVLEHCSDDLCCRPIVDEIMESAYDLAHDQYGNYVTQHVLERGKPFERSQIIQKLYGRIVPMSQHKYASNVVEKCLEYGDTTECDCLIEEILSQPEDGDSLLTMMKDQYANYVVQKIIDISNENQRERLLNCIQLHLVALKKYTYGKHIVARFEQLTNEDNESSEA, via the exons ATGGCAACTGAGAACCCTATGAGAATTGTGGATAGTGGTGGAGCTGGAAAGTGGTCACCATCTAGCGACACTGCTTCCTTTACTTCAGCTAGTGCAGTGACGGATGAATTGGGATTGCTTCTTAGAGGACATGCAGTTGATAGAAATCGAAGTATCATCGCTCCCAACCGTAGTGGTAGTGCACCTCCAAGCATCGAGGGCTCATTTGCAGCTTTTGGTGATCTTAGAAATAAACAGCCCGTCCCCAACTCAAGTTCAACAGCTTTGAGCAATGCTATAGGGAATGCTCACTCTGAGTTTTTGCAGCAGGATGATTCTTTgtattcaaaatatttaaacAATGATTTGAATGCAACGGCTCGTCCTCATACAATTATGAGGAGCAACATGCACCTTGCACTCCAGAACGCGTACAATCCAGGAAGTTCTCTTTCCACTCATGAGGAAGAGCCTGGAGGCGATAGATCACCCAAGGGAGCTTCGGATGACGGAGTGGATATCGTGCTTGAGCAGAACATGCTGTCGTCTATTGGTCATCATAAAAGCTTGGTTGATCTTATACAG GCAGATTTCCCCCGAACACCTTCACCAGTATTTAGCCATAATATTGCGCCCGGCCCAACTGAAGAAGCATTTCATCATGATATTCAGAACCTGACAATGGATTCCTTGTCCATCGAAGCTTCAGAACCACGTGAACCAAAGTCAAGTACGGGTTCTACTAGTAAGATTGATTTGCCTCGTGGGTCAATATCAACAATAGAACCTCCAGCGGCTTCAGTACCTATATATCCTTGTCTTGACACCTCAGGAGGGTCTACTGCTTATATTGCTAGTGATCGTGTGAGTGGTGGCAATACAGAATCAGATGCTTTCAAAAGCGTTGATAGAGTGGAGAGTGATCAAGATAAACAGGGAGTAGAGTTTGATGAGCAGCATGAATTACATATGCAGAGTACTCATTCTCAGCATGCTGCAGGGTACCATGTCCCTAGATCTCCAGTACAAGGACCTGGTCCACAATCATTTAACAACTACTCAGCCCCACAAGGCCGTATCGAGATGCAGGCACATCTTCATTCTCACAGTGGTCACCCTCCTTTATACGCAACTACTGCAGCTTACATGGCACCGgcaaattcattttatacaaaTTTGAATAGTTCTGGTCTATATAGTCCACAATACAGTGGATATGCTATGGGTTCCTCATATCTGCCCCCTTATTTGCCTGGATATCCACCTCATACAGGTTTTCCTTTTCATTTGAACGCCAATCCAGGACAAAGTTTTGTTGGACAAAGTGCTGGTGTTCCAACTGGGGAAAACATCTCCAAAGGGTCTGTCGTACAAAACATGAACAGGTTCTATGGCCAACCTGGACTGACGATTCAGCCCCCCTTCCCGGATCCTCTTTCAATGCAATATTTCCAAGGGGTTGTGCAAGATCCATATGGTGCCTCTCTGCAGTATAATCAGTTGCCTTCTCCTGGTATGGTTAGCAAACCAGTTgattcttttactttactaaatAATCCAAATTCTGTTTATCATGCAGGTGACCAGAAATTCCAGTTAACCCCTAGTGGAAGTATCGGCATTCACAGTCCAACGAAAATGAGGATACCGAGTAGTAGTTACCTCAGCAGTCCTACAGGTCTGGGATTTGTGCCTCAGTTTCAGTCGCCGCCTCTTGGTAGTCCAGTAATGCCAGATTCCCCAGTTGGAGGCCCTAATTCATTGGGAAAGCGATATGATATTGGATTTTCTCAAAACCCAGCAAAAAATGTTGGTATTCCAAGATGGCAAGGACAGAGGGGAGCTGATGGTATCAATGACCATAGGAAGCATTCATTTCTTGAAGATCTGAAAGCTAGCAGTACCCGGAGAATTGATATCTCAGACATTGTAGGCCGTATTGTTGAATTCAG TGTGGATCAGCATGGCAGTCGGTTTATACAACAGAAGTTGGAAAATTGTAGTGTTGAAGAGAAGGAGTTGGTTTTCAGGGAAGTTCTTCCTCATGCTTCGAAATTGATGACTGATGTCTTTGGGAACTATGTTATTCAGAAG TTCTTTGAATATGGAACTTATGAGCAGAGGAAGGAGCTTGCAAGTCAACTATCGAGGCAGATGTTACCTTTAAGTTTACAAATGTATGGTTGCCGGGTAATTCAAAAG GCACTAGAGGTTATTGAAGTTGATCAAAAGACGGAACTTGCGCTCGAACTTGATGGACATGTGATGAGATGTGTACGAGATCAAAATGGAAATCATGTCATACAGAAATGTATTGAATGCGTGCCTccagaaaaaaatgattttatcaTCTCAGCCTTCCGGGGCCAAGTAGCTGCACTATCAACTCATCCATATGGTTGCCGTGTCATTCAG AGAGTTTTGGAGCATTGTTCGGATGACTTGTGCTGTCGACCAATAGTGGATGAGATAATGGAATCCGCATATGATCTTGCACATGATCAGTATGGTAACTACGTTACGCAG CATGTGTTGGAAAGGGGAAAACCATTTGAGCGTAGTCAAATTATCCAAAAATTGTATGGAAGAATCGTGCCCATGAGCCAACATAAGTATGCATCAAATGTGGTGGAGAAATGCCTCGAGTATGGTGACACTACTGAGTGTGACTGCTTGATTGAGGAGATTCTTTCACAGCCTGAGGATGGTGATAGTTTATTG ACGATGATGAAGGATCAGTACGCAAATTACGTGGTGCAGAAGATTATTGATATTAGCAACGAGAATCAGCGGGAGAGACTGCTTAACTGTATCCAGCTTCATCTTGTTGCTTTGAAGAAATATACATATGGGAAACACATAGTTGCCCGGTTTGAACAATTGACTAATGAAG ATAATGAATCTTCTGAAGCCTAG
- the LOC121794094 gene encoding pumilio homolog 5-like isoform X2, producing MATENPMRIVDSGGAGKWSPSSDTASFTSASAVTDELGLLLRGHAVDRNRSIIAPNRSGSAPPSIEGSFAAFGDLRNKQPVPNSSSTALSNAIGNAHSEFLQQDDSLYSKYLNNDLNATARPHTIMRSNMHLALQNAYNPGSSLSTHEEEPGGDRSPKGASDDGVDIVLEQNMLSSIGHHKSLVDLIQADFPRTPSPVFSHNIAPGPTEEAFHHDIQNLTMDSLSIEASEPREPKSSTGSTSKIDLPRGSISTIEPPAASVPIYPCLDTSGGSTAYIASDRVSGGNTESDAFKSVDRVESDQDKQGVEFDEQHELHMQSTHSQHAAGYHVPRSPVQGPGPQSFNNYSAPQGRIEMQAHLHSHSGHPPLYATTAAYMAPANSFYTNLNSSGLYSPQYSGYAMGSSYLPPYLPGYPPHTGFPFHLNANPGQSFVGQSAGVPTGENISKGSVVQNMNRFYGQPGLTIQPPFPDPLSMQYFQGVVQDPYGASLQYNQLPSPGDQKFQLTPSGSIGIHSPTKMRIPSSSYLSSPTGLGFVPQFQSPPLGSPVMPDSPVGGPNSLGKRYDIGFSQNPAKNVGIPRWQGQRGADGINDHRKHSFLEDLKASSTRRIDISDIVGRIVEFSVDQHGSRFIQQKLENCSVEEKELVFREVLPHASKLMTDVFGNYVIQKFFEYGTYEQRKELASQLSRQMLPLSLQMYGCRVIQKALEVIEVDQKTELALELDGHVMRCVRDQNGNHVIQKCIECVPPEKNDFIISAFRGQVAALSTHPYGCRVIQICLQRVLEHCSDDLCCRPIVDEIMESAYDLAHDQYGNYVTQHVLERGKPFERSQIIQKLYGRIVPMSQHKYASNVVEKCLEYGDTTECDCLIEEILSQPEDGDSLLTMMKDQYANYVVQKIIDISNENQRERLLNCIQLHLVALKKYTYGKHIVARFEQLTNEDNESSEA from the exons ATGGCAACTGAGAACCCTATGAGAATTGTGGATAGTGGTGGAGCTGGAAAGTGGTCACCATCTAGCGACACTGCTTCCTTTACTTCAGCTAGTGCAGTGACGGATGAATTGGGATTGCTTCTTAGAGGACATGCAGTTGATAGAAATCGAAGTATCATCGCTCCCAACCGTAGTGGTAGTGCACCTCCAAGCATCGAGGGCTCATTTGCAGCTTTTGGTGATCTTAGAAATAAACAGCCCGTCCCCAACTCAAGTTCAACAGCTTTGAGCAATGCTATAGGGAATGCTCACTCTGAGTTTTTGCAGCAGGATGATTCTTTgtattcaaaatatttaaacAATGATTTGAATGCAACGGCTCGTCCTCATACAATTATGAGGAGCAACATGCACCTTGCACTCCAGAACGCGTACAATCCAGGAAGTTCTCTTTCCACTCATGAGGAAGAGCCTGGAGGCGATAGATCACCCAAGGGAGCTTCGGATGACGGAGTGGATATCGTGCTTGAGCAGAACATGCTGTCGTCTATTGGTCATCATAAAAGCTTGGTTGATCTTATACAG GCAGATTTCCCCCGAACACCTTCACCAGTATTTAGCCATAATATTGCGCCCGGCCCAACTGAAGAAGCATTTCATCATGATATTCAGAACCTGACAATGGATTCCTTGTCCATCGAAGCTTCAGAACCACGTGAACCAAAGTCAAGTACGGGTTCTACTAGTAAGATTGATTTGCCTCGTGGGTCAATATCAACAATAGAACCTCCAGCGGCTTCAGTACCTATATATCCTTGTCTTGACACCTCAGGAGGGTCTACTGCTTATATTGCTAGTGATCGTGTGAGTGGTGGCAATACAGAATCAGATGCTTTCAAAAGCGTTGATAGAGTGGAGAGTGATCAAGATAAACAGGGAGTAGAGTTTGATGAGCAGCATGAATTACATATGCAGAGTACTCATTCTCAGCATGCTGCAGGGTACCATGTCCCTAGATCTCCAGTACAAGGACCTGGTCCACAATCATTTAACAACTACTCAGCCCCACAAGGCCGTATCGAGATGCAGGCACATCTTCATTCTCACAGTGGTCACCCTCCTTTATACGCAACTACTGCAGCTTACATGGCACCGgcaaattcattttatacaaaTTTGAATAGTTCTGGTCTATATAGTCCACAATACAGTGGATATGCTATGGGTTCCTCATATCTGCCCCCTTATTTGCCTGGATATCCACCTCATACAGGTTTTCCTTTTCATTTGAACGCCAATCCAGGACAAAGTTTTGTTGGACAAAGTGCTGGTGTTCCAACTGGGGAAAACATCTCCAAAGGGTCTGTCGTACAAAACATGAACAGGTTCTATGGCCAACCTGGACTGACGATTCAGCCCCCCTTCCCGGATCCTCTTTCAATGCAATATTTCCAAGGGGTTGTGCAAGATCCATATGGTGCCTCTCTGCAGTATAATCAGTTGCCTTCTCCTG GTGACCAGAAATTCCAGTTAACCCCTAGTGGAAGTATCGGCATTCACAGTCCAACGAAAATGAGGATACCGAGTAGTAGTTACCTCAGCAGTCCTACAGGTCTGGGATTTGTGCCTCAGTTTCAGTCGCCGCCTCTTGGTAGTCCAGTAATGCCAGATTCCCCAGTTGGAGGCCCTAATTCATTGGGAAAGCGATATGATATTGGATTTTCTCAAAACCCAGCAAAAAATGTTGGTATTCCAAGATGGCAAGGACAGAGGGGAGCTGATGGTATCAATGACCATAGGAAGCATTCATTTCTTGAAGATCTGAAAGCTAGCAGTACCCGGAGAATTGATATCTCAGACATTGTAGGCCGTATTGTTGAATTCAG TGTGGATCAGCATGGCAGTCGGTTTATACAACAGAAGTTGGAAAATTGTAGTGTTGAAGAGAAGGAGTTGGTTTTCAGGGAAGTTCTTCCTCATGCTTCGAAATTGATGACTGATGTCTTTGGGAACTATGTTATTCAGAAG TTCTTTGAATATGGAACTTATGAGCAGAGGAAGGAGCTTGCAAGTCAACTATCGAGGCAGATGTTACCTTTAAGTTTACAAATGTATGGTTGCCGGGTAATTCAAAAG GCACTAGAGGTTATTGAAGTTGATCAAAAGACGGAACTTGCGCTCGAACTTGATGGACATGTGATGAGATGTGTACGAGATCAAAATGGAAATCATGTCATACAGAAATGTATTGAATGCGTGCCTccagaaaaaaatgattttatcaTCTCAGCCTTCCGGGGCCAAGTAGCTGCACTATCAACTCATCCATATGGTTGCCGTGTCATTCAG ATCTGCTTGCAGAGAGTTTTGGAGCATTGTTCGGATGACTTGTGCTGTCGACCAATAGTGGATGAGATAATGGAATCCGCATATGATCTTGCACATGATCAGTATGGTAACTACGTTACGCAG CATGTGTTGGAAAGGGGAAAACCATTTGAGCGTAGTCAAATTATCCAAAAATTGTATGGAAGAATCGTGCCCATGAGCCAACATAAGTATGCATCAAATGTGGTGGAGAAATGCCTCGAGTATGGTGACACTACTGAGTGTGACTGCTTGATTGAGGAGATTCTTTCACAGCCTGAGGATGGTGATAGTTTATTG ACGATGATGAAGGATCAGTACGCAAATTACGTGGTGCAGAAGATTATTGATATTAGCAACGAGAATCAGCGGGAGAGACTGCTTAACTGTATCCAGCTTCATCTTGTTGCTTTGAAGAAATATACATATGGGAAACACATAGTTGCCCGGTTTGAACAATTGACTAATGAAG ATAATGAATCTTCTGAAGCCTAG